Within Bactrocera oleae isolate idBacOlea1 chromosome 6, idBacOlea1, whole genome shotgun sequence, the genomic segment TAATACCGATTTGCGCATTGTACGAGAATAATTTGATGTCAATATTACCATAGGCCACGGATTCTTCGCCCAGCAGATCGCCACGAAAACCGTGCTTGCGCATAAAGTGGTCGACAGCCTCCAGATTGGTGAGCTCATCTTCGAGTTTGGCTTTCATATCAACATAGGTGTTGTCCGCCGTTAAGCCACTAGCTTGCAGCATTTCGTCGAAGTAAGGCACACCATTAGCTATCCAAGTGGAATTTTCACCGGTTAGGAAATTCTCTGACACATCCTTAAGATTTATGCGTCCGGGCAACTGTTCGACGATCCACACCAAACCCTTATTGCGATTGTGACGCTCACTAATGGCCGCTTCATCGGCGGCATTCAATGGCAATGCGGCATCATCGTGTTTTTCATCCTCCGCCAGTGTCATATATAAATTGTCTTGTGGTCGCAATTTATTCAAGTCCACCGTTATCCACTGTTTACAACCAGTGAAGGGGTAACGTAACATTGCCTTCGCCCAGGTGCGACGATTTTGCGCTATACGATTTGCGGCCATGACGCGTGCCGCCAACGGCAAGGCTTGTGTGATATTTACCGTCTTCCACAAGTCGAGATTCTCATTTTTAATACCCACACCACCGACAATCGATTGCACTTGACGTCCTTTAACAATGTAAAAGTCATCGGTGGAGCCGAGTATGCCGGGATAACCGGTAAATGTGATATCTACGCCGGGCACCGTATTCGAGCGTTTATTCGGTGAGAAGtgataatgaaatttataacgTTTCTGTATGCGCAACATTGAGGCATAACTGGCGGCAGTGCTGTGACCGAAGAGTAAGCGCCATGTTGGCGAATCGCCAGTTTGAAAGATTTTCGTTAGCATTGTGGCACTCGGTAGAAAGAAGTTCTTTGGGCCGGTTTCGGTTGCCGAAACAGCATCAGCTGCCATGCCTCCAGCTTCAACTTGCGTGTTCTTTGATTCCGCAGCGACATCTGTTTGATTATCTGTCTTCAATACGAAattctcaaaatatattttaagatcTTGTATATCTGCCGCTGCATTCAAAAGTAGAAAATCGGAGAATGGTATTTCCTCTTCGAGATCTGAACGTGCACGTGATGCGCCTCGTATATAGCCTGTCATTAAACCCTCCAATTGTCTAAAGTATAGACTGATCTGATGCCAGTAGTGATCATGTTCGCCACGTTGCAAAGCCGTCTCTTTGATACTCATATAATTCTCTTCAAGTAGCTCGCGCAGCCAAGTGCAGAAATTCTGTGAAGTCTCATCACGGTTGCAAGACGATTCGATGGTGCTATTGTGAGAAAGTCAAGAGATTTATAATATGCTCAGAGTGATAAAAATTGTAGTTTACTTACTTTTTCCATTGATTATAGATGTTGTTCCATGTCAAAGAGCCCTCAAGTATGCCAGCACCGAACGCCTGCACCCAGTCGGGGTAGGTTCGTTGTGTTTCCACCTCTATTTGCGCCCAACTGTAAAATAAGAAGAAAGCGAAATTATAACAAGCGAAATAATTAAGTTCTAAAGTAAATAAGAAAGAACCTAAACTCAATTCTTAAGATCTCCTTAAAACTTGAATTCGATTGGATTTATTTTGACAATCCTTTAAactgttataaattttcaaaacccaTTACTGGTCTGTTAATCGATCCGAGAGAAACAAAGTACTCGAGAATATAGAAGTGTTGAAAAGAACTTCACTTTAAGGCCAAAGAATGCAGATTTCGTAAGAATTGAAATGTCGGCATCCTCTAAAATAATGGAAGTAAGTGtctgaaaataatttgtaacaATATTAAGAGCCTATAAAGCGTTTTCTATGGATATGTTAAAGAAATGTTCCTTTCATTATTATAAAGAATCTGTTGAGTAGGCTAAACCACGGCGGATCGTGGAATTAAAACCAACTAGAAAGAGGAAATTGTATTTTCAGTCaaattacttcaaaaaaatattg encodes:
- the lama gene encoding putative phospholipase B-like lamina ancestor, with protein sequence MLKVVGASWQKTRIGTYILIGAGLLVIGAFFISYMERPKYNGTYCATEFWSKQTGFHTEYWKQQNDLLNIPKGAARVCYKDSIYENGWAQIEVETQRTYPDWVQAFGAGILEGSLTWNNIYNQWKNTIESSCNRDETSQNFCTWLRELLEENYMSIKETALQRGEHDHYWHQISLYFRQLEGLMTGYIRGASRARSDLEEEIPFSDFLLLNAAADIQDLKIYFENFVLKTDNQTDVAAESKNTQVEAGGMAADAVSATETGPKNFFLPSATMLTKIFQTGDSPTWRLLFGHSTAASYASMLRIQKRYKFHYHFSPNKRSNTVPGVDITFTGYPGILGSTDDFYIVKGRQVQSIVGGVGIKNENLDLWKTVNITQALPLAARVMAANRIAQNRRTWAKAMLRYPFTGCKQWITVDLNKLRPQDNLYMTLAEDEKHDDAALPLNAADEAAISERHNRNKGLVWIVEQLPGRINLKDVSENFLTGENSTWIANGVPYFDEMLQASGLTADNTYVDMKAKLEDELTNLEAVDHFMRKHGFRGDLLGEESVAYGNIDIKLFSYNAQIGISDYHAFAGPIFIRLQHVQTRESVASVASESTDIASNLKDERLSVSIDDAAQLAELERITDRRSVRNDMQAIAMREASSGPFKWSEVANHMSDVKHQGHPNEFNFGKVSPKWAW